The following are encoded together in the Acidobacteriota bacterium genome:
- a CDS encoding ankyrin repeat domain-containing protein, protein MRSFALAFLLAVPAAAATTNAPLADATEHLDTAAIERLLVAFPAADEINAAQVDGMTALHWAVYHDRGDLVRRLLDAGADASAVNRYGVIPLSLACANGSFEIVEALLAAGADPNALLAGGETVFMTAARTGRIEVVEALYEAGADVHFREPQRGQTALMWAAAEGNLEVVELLLEVGADPNATLDSGFTPLLFAVREGRIDVMEALLRAGVDVNAPTPGKAVKRDRPLPGGRSVRPGSTPLLVAVTNGHFELAARLLDAGADPNAAHSGYTALHMLARVRKPGAGDNNPRPDGSGSMDGLDFVRDMVGHGADLETRMRVRARLNNTSYNELGATPFVLAALVADADLMRTFADLGADPLTRTDDGSTALMAAAGLGTRSPGEDAGTEEEVLEAVQLALDLGADVNAVNANGETPMHGAAYKNLPRVVHLLADSGADIEVWNQRNKYGWTPLTIARGYRFGNFKPSPVTVAAIETIMLGEGVRPPTEEEEDAKAVDIYAKPAPKPPEPEAPGSTPKKDEAKKPPAN, encoded by the coding sequence TTGCGTAGCTTCGCCCTAGCGTTCCTTCTTGCGGTGCCGGCCGCGGCCGCCACCACCAACGCCCCCCTCGCAGACGCGACCGAACACCTGGACACCGCCGCGATCGAGCGCCTCCTCGTGGCGTTCCCGGCTGCCGACGAGATCAACGCCGCCCAGGTCGACGGCATGACCGCGCTTCACTGGGCGGTCTACCACGATCGCGGCGACCTCGTCCGCCGCCTGCTCGACGCCGGCGCCGACGCCTCCGCCGTGAACCGCTACGGCGTCATCCCGCTGTCCCTGGCCTGCGCCAACGGCAGCTTCGAGATCGTCGAGGCGCTCCTGGCCGCGGGAGCCGATCCCAACGCGTTGCTGGCTGGCGGCGAGACGGTGTTCATGACCGCGGCGCGGACCGGCCGGATCGAGGTCGTCGAAGCGCTCTACGAGGCCGGCGCCGACGTCCACTTCCGCGAACCCCAGCGGGGCCAGACGGCGCTCATGTGGGCGGCCGCCGAGGGCAACCTGGAAGTCGTCGAACTGCTGCTCGAGGTCGGTGCGGACCCCAACGCGACTCTGGACTCCGGCTTCACGCCGCTTCTGTTCGCGGTCCGCGAAGGACGGATCGACGTGATGGAGGCCCTGCTCCGGGCGGGCGTCGACGTGAACGCGCCGACGCCGGGCAAGGCGGTGAAGCGGGACCGACCGCTGCCGGGCGGTCGCTCCGTCCGCCCCGGGTCCACGCCGCTGCTGGTCGCGGTGACGAACGGCCACTTCGAACTCGCGGCGCGGCTGCTCGACGCGGGCGCCGATCCGAACGCGGCCCACTCCGGGTACACGGCGCTCCACATGCTGGCCCGGGTGCGCAAGCCCGGGGCCGGCGACAACAACCCGCGGCCGGACGGTTCGGGATCCATGGACGGCCTGGACTTCGTTCGCGACATGGTCGGACACGGCGCTGATCTCGAAACCCGGATGAGGGTGAGGGCTCGCCTGAACAACACGAGCTACAACGAACTGGGGGCGACGCCGTTCGTGCTCGCGGCGCTCGTCGCTGACGCCGACCTGATGCGAACGTTTGCCGACCTCGGCGCCGATCCGCTGACCCGAACCGACGACGGCTCGACGGCATTGATGGCCGCCGCCGGTCTTGGCACCCGGTCGCCCGGTGAGGACGCCGGCACCGAGGAAGAGGTGCTCGAGGCCGTGCAACTCGCTCTCGATCTCGGTGCTGACGTCAACGCGGTCAACGCCAACGGCGAAACGCCGATGCACGGCGCGGCGTACAAGAACCTGCCGCGCGTCGTCCACCTGCTGGCCGACAGCGGCGCCGACATCGAGGTCTGGAACCAGCGGAACAAGTACGGCTGGACCCCGCTGACGATCGCGCGCGGCTACCGCTTCGGCAACTTCAAGCCGTCCCCGGTCACGGTCGCAGCCATCGAGACGATCATGCTTGGCGAAGGGGTGCGGCCGCCGACGGAAGAGGAAGAGGACGCCAAGGCGGTCGACATCTACGCCAAGCCGGCACCGAAGCCGCCGGAGCCGGAGGCGCCGGGGTCGACGCCGAAGAAGGACGAAGCGAAGAAACCTCCGGCGAACTGA
- a CDS encoding methylated-DNA--[protein]-cysteine S-methyltransferase: MAESVENRTSMTGGRRSRPNERPLAERHAEVVAAACRSIEAAVEPPDLDALAQAAGMSRFHFHRVFKKVTGVTPRAYVAGHRGGRVREALRTSRTVTDAIYDAGFNSSGRFYAASSELLGMAPSTFRRGGSGETIRFAVGECSLGSILVAATGKGICTILLGDQPGSLVRELEDRFPKAELAGGEPEFESLVARVVGLVEAPALGHDLPLDIRGTAFQQRVWQALRELPAGETASYGRVAAAIGSPKASRAVASACAANPLAVAIPCHRVVRSDGALGGYRWGVERKQTLLAREASRAVVE, translated from the coding sequence ATGGCCGAATCAGTAGAGAACCGAACCTCGATGACGGGCGGCCGCCGTTCCCGGCCGAACGAACGGCCTCTCGCTGAACGGCATGCGGAGGTCGTGGCAGCGGCCTGCCGTTCGATCGAGGCGGCGGTGGAGCCCCCGGACCTCGACGCGCTGGCGCAGGCGGCCGGCATGAGCCGGTTCCATTTCCACCGGGTCTTCAAGAAAGTCACGGGCGTCACGCCGCGGGCATACGTCGCCGGCCATCGCGGGGGTCGGGTCCGCGAGGCGCTGCGCACCTCCCGAACCGTGACCGACGCGATCTACGATGCCGGCTTCAACTCGAGCGGCCGGTTCTACGCGGCGTCGTCCGAGCTGCTCGGCATGGCGCCCTCGACGTTCCGGCGCGGCGGAAGCGGAGAGACGATCCGGTTCGCCGTGGGCGAGTGCTCCCTGGGCTCGATTCTCGTGGCGGCGACGGGGAAGGGGATCTGCACCATCCTGCTCGGCGACCAGCCTGGCAGCCTGGTACGGGAGTTGGAGGACCGTTTCCCGAAGGCGGAACTAGCCGGGGGCGAGCCGGAGTTCGAGTCGTTGGTGGCGCGGGTCGTCGGCCTGGTCGAAGCGCCGGCCCTCGGCCACGACCTGCCGCTCGACATCCGCGGGACGGCGTTCCAGCAGCGGGTCTGGCAGGCGCTCCGGGAGCTTCCGGCGGGCGAGACCGCCAGCTACGGCCGGGTCGCCGCCGCGATCGGATCGCCGAAGGCTTCCCGGGCAGTCGCGAGCGCATGCGCCGCCAACCCGCTCGCCGTGGCGATTCCCTGTCACCGGGTGGTTCGCAGCGACGGCGCGCTCGGCGGCTACCGCTGGGGAGTGGAGCGGAAGCAGACCCTCCTAGCCCGTGAGGCCTCCCGCGCTGTAGTTGAATGA